The nucleotide sequence TGAGGAATTAAGGCGTCGGTCGGCAAGACTGAACGCGTATCCACTCGAGTGATTAGGCGAATCATATCTCTGGCGGCATCCCAAACACTGCAAAAATGTCCACACACAAAACGGTGTTCAAGTGTATCTTCCGCATCACACAAGCCGCAAGCTCCAGACGAGATGAGGTTGATGGAATGGAGCTTCGAATTTGTAGGGAAGGTACGATGCACAACCTTGTACCACACGGCGTGTACAGAGGGAGGAAGAACATGGCTGGCAAGATTGTTCCATACCGCGACCCAATTATACCACGGTAGCCGATACTCCCACTTACAACGCACAGGTGATCCACGGAAAGCAGAAACGACGTCGCAGACTCGAAGACTGGGAACGTCACATAGCGCGAGGTAGCTGTTCTCCATATAGTAGCGACGCACATAGTTAAGAAAAAAGGGAATGTGCGAGACATTCACCGGCGCCTCCACTGATAGAGGACGATACATACTGAAGACCGCCGCAGTGGTACCGTTCGGGGCCCTCTCCATAACAACGGTGGTCCGTTTCCAAAGGAGAGCAGAGCACTTCGCGCGAAGATCTACTAAACCCAAACCACCATCTGTCGGGCTTAGAGTACAGGTGTCATACGAGACTTTAAAAATGTCACCTCGCCATAAAAACCAATACACCGCCTGCTTGAGGGCACGTTCCAACTGCCGAGGCAGTGGAAGGACCTGTGCGAGGTACCACACCCTGGCCAGAATGTTAGTATTGATCAAGGCCACCTTGTCACGAAGCGCCAACGTGCGAGCCGCATAGATCTTGGCAACGGCGCGCACCTTATGGAGCGTAGACCGCCAATTGAGCGCCTCCATCCGTTGTGGATGAGAAGAAAAAAGCACGCCCAGGACTTTGTGCTGTTCGCGGACACAAAACCAGCTCCGCTGTATGGACCGTGCGCGGGGTGTAAGAGGCAAACAAACAGTCTTAGTTGGGTTGACAATGGCACCTGTAGCGTTTTCAAAGCGTTGCAGTGCACCATATAGAGTGTCAACGTCATCAGAATGGCCAAGAAAAACGCCAAGATCGTCGGCGTACGCCTTGCAAATGAGGCGGTGCGTCCCTATCTGAATGCCACGGCAGTCGCGGCCGATAATTCGCAGCAACGGATCTAAAGCTACAGAAAAAAGGGCCATTGAAAGGGGACACCCCTGCCGCACCGAGCGCCCAACACGGAAAGCTGGCGTCAAGTGGCCATTGACACTAACACGTGACGTCGCATTTTGTAAAAGATGCTTTACCACAGTCGTAAACTTAAAACCGAAGCCCATCCGCACAAGAACCTGGCGGAGGTACACATGGCTAATGCGgtcgaaagcatttttgaaatcaATTAAGAAGATGGCAGCTGTCGGCAGTCTCGCACTTTTAACAAAACCGATACAGTCGCGATAGGCGAGGACGGCATCAAAAATGTTTCGACCCTGCACCGCACATGATTGACTATCACTGAGGACCGACGGTAAAACAACTTTAAGGCGTTGAGCCACGCATCGCGTTACAATCTTAAAATCGGCGTTCAGTAAAGTGATCGGCCGAACAGCGTCAATGCAGGGCGTCGCAGTCGATTTGGGAACCAATGTCACTACCCCCTCCTCAAACGCAGCAGGGATAACAGCACCATCCCGTATTTCATTTAAAAGAGCCACAAAAACATCACGAAAAAGAtcataaaatttcagataaaattcagcaggaatgcCGTCGGGACCCGGCGATTTACTTTTAGGGCTTCGTCGGATAGCATCGTACAGGTCGTCAGGTACATAAGCAGCATTTAAAAGCGTCCTATCCGTACGAGTTAAAACATGAGGTATGACGTGTAAAAAATCCCGCAACGCATTACAATCAACATCCAGCGCACGGAAAAGGGAACTAAAATGAGTAAAGACATCCCGCTCAATGTCGGACTGGACAGTCGTCCGTCTACCGTCGCACTGTTTCCAGGTACCGATGTGCAGACGGGCGCGCCGCCTGCGTTCCCTATGCAGATGATAAAGCGACAATGGTTCGCCATCCACAACCCCCGCAGGCTGGCTGCGGACGACGACACCGCCACTAACAGCACGCAAATCAGCGAGAAGCTTACGCTGGAACTGCTTAAAAGCGGGCAGCAAggcaggctgtgacgtcacgcgcaGCGCGAGGTCTTGTAAACACGCCTGATGGAAGCGGGCGGTAGCGCGACGCCACCGAGCCGCCTCGCGGCTAAAATCCATTAAAAACCGCCTGATCACCGGCTTGGCCTCCCCGACCCACCACTCCAGCACACTACAGTCACCTCGCTTGGTCCCGAGCAATTTCTGCCACAGATTGGTAAAACACGTCACAAAATGGTCGTCGTTCAATAATGCACAATtaaatttccacaaattctttcGCCTGGGAACACAAAATCTAGGCAataaaagctgacaaaggtaacCGGAATGATCAGAAAACAGCACGGGAAACATTTCCGTGCGGCAAATACGGGCAGAAAGCGGGGCAGAAACGTAAATTCTGTCCAGGCGGCTGTGCCCCGTGGGATAAAAATGAGTAAAATGCGTAACATCAGGGTTTAAAACACGCCACGTATCAACGAGCTGAAAACTGCGAACCAAGTCGCCGAGCTCGCGACAAATGTTAGGACGAGGCACCTGATCAACAACatctaaaacgcaattaaaatcgccgcctacaACTAAAGCATCCACATTCCGGTGTAACAGCGCACACAATTCCTGCCCATAAAAAACAGCCCTCGCCGGCTTATCGTTCCCAGACGGAGCATAGACGTTAACAAATACAACGCCCAGTATAGTGCAACTAACGGCACGACCATTAGGTAAAATAGCAACATTTGAAATAGCGAGGTCAGAACGTACTAAAATGGCAGTTCCTGTACTGTGATCCGGTAAAACATTGTCAATAACAGTAAAGTCACTAAAATCGTGTAAAAAGACAAGGGCATCACGCGTCACCTCTTGTAAAAACACAACATGGCAGTGATGATCACGTAAAAAGTTCTTAAAAGCCAGTATCTTACACGGGTGACTCAATTTGTTAAGATTAATGGTGACAACATTCCACTGGCTAAAATCGTAAGTCATAGactcacacaattaaaagacacacacaaaagtaaaacacacataaaacacggGAGGTGCAGGTGCGCGACAGGGGAGGGGGCACACAGGACACACACTACGTCTCCCCACCCTCCACAACATCCTTCGCCCACTCCGAAGGCTCGAAGGGGGAGAGGGGCGGCAGGGTGGCAGTAGCCGTCACGCCAGAAGCGACCGACACAGAATCCTTAACGGACATCTCCACGTCGGAAGAAGGCACCGACACGCGGTCGTGAATAGAAGGACCAGCGCGACGACGGTGTACATCCTCTGCCTTCCGTTTAGTCGACAGAGATGCCGCAGTCACAGCCGAAACCGTGTCTGGCGCTAAAACAGGCACATCTACAGAGGCGGGTTGACTTAACACAGTCCGTAGATGGCGAACAGCAACGTCACGTTGCTGCGCTGCAACACTCAGATCAGCTGACTGTGCGTGGCGAGAGGAGgcacgctgctgctgttgttgttgtttgcgcGGCAGCTGACGCCCGGAGCCGGCAGCCTGAGGCGGCCGTAGCTCCACGTCGAGGTCGCGCCGCCCGGCGCGGCGTTGCGACGCCCAAGAAGAGGCGGGGGGGCGCCCTACTGGGGACGGACTACGGTCACCTCGCGTTAAACCTCTGTCGTAGGAAGGGGAGCTACTGGCACTGCGGAAGCGTTGCCTACTGGAACTGCGAGAACGAGCTTCATCCCGCTGCGGTTTTGGTTCCACAAAAACATCGCACGATTCCGCAACAGGAAGAGGCTCAGAAACGTCAGAGGGTGCAACGACGGGTGCAGGCACAGAAGGAGAGGGCTCCGCCTGCGACACAGTGGGGGCAACAGAGTCCGAATTAGGGCGCGAAACAACATCGGTTACCGACTGCGGCACGGAGTCAGAGACTGTCTCCGACACAACAGCACCCACAACCGGTTGAACAACAGCAGGCACGTTTTCCGAAACCGTGGACAAAGAGTCCTGGCCGGTAGTCGCAACAGCAGAGACACTATGatcagcagacacatccatcgctTCCGCGGCGGCAGCAAGATTAACATCTGCCGCACGCCGCGCGGGCGCGGGGGGGGCGGAACCCAAGACCGTTGCGGCGACGGAAGCAAAACTAACTCCTTGCAAATCGGCCTCAAGCGGTAGCTGAACAGGCCGTTTTCGCTTCGGACAATCCTGCCTATAATGGCCAACACCATTACAAAAGGAGCAAGTTTGTGGCTGGCCACTGTACGTGACAAACGCACGGTGACCGTTTAccaaaataaaagacggaatatgcTGCCTAACCACCATCTTAACACTGCGCACACCGTTCTCGACTTGAAATATATACGCAGACGACCATTTCTCCTTCACGACAGATAAAACAGTGCCATATGGCCGcaagtgacgagaaatagtgtcattACGTATTTCAAACGGAAGGTTAAATATCCGTATATGTCGAAGACCAAAACCAGCGTGAGACACAGTGACATTACTAATATTTCCGTTAAGGTGTCGAAATTTGCGAACACCGTCATTAACAGAAACTACAGCATCACACAGATCGGAAGATTTGAGTTTTAAGAACACAGAATTTAAGAACGTATCGAACTGAATACCGAGTACGTCATTAGTAGACAAAACCAAATCCTCAATTAACCAACGATGGATCTCAAAAGCCGAGGGTTTCTCGACGGAACGTTCGAATTCACACTGAACATTGTTCTGTCGCTCGTCACTATCATCGTAAAGAATATCCATTACTTACAGTTCAGTAGAAAGAAAGCCACGTGGCAAAGTAAGCAGACGACACGCGAGGCGCCGCCGGCCAAGTCGCACAAGGAAAACACTGCTCGCTCGGCACCGAGGTGttgccaggcgggcagccagccaagtactagccgggcccgatgatgcttaacttcggtgatcggacgagaaccggtgtattcatcatggtatggccgttggcgctcatctaatgtaggagcacggcagaattcgcgttcggcttttctcccaacacacaaaatgttagttttcggccgcatttgacgaaagcgcttccttccgcaaccgccagttcctcgaggacggcgcggggaggcgcgcccggcgtcccagcagagtgacggccggattggcgggcgcaccgccgcgtgtgtgagacgcactgctgcccgttgcaccccctgtcattcgctgggcgcgtgcagccttcgacactagcggaggacgcatcttgtccctggtgttcagcggagggcctgtgcggggtgtggcagtgtcgtgctggagggcccactggtagcgatgtgggcttcctcgcctcg is from Schistocerca cancellata isolate TAMUIC-IGC-003103 chromosome 6, iqSchCanc2.1, whole genome shotgun sequence and encodes:
- the LOC126191070 gene encoding uncharacterized protein LOC126191070, whose protein sequence is MDVSADHSVSAVATTGQDSLSTVSENVPAVVQPVVGAVVSETVSDSVPQSVTDVVSRPNSDSVAPTVSQAEPSPSVPAPVVAPSDVSEPLPVAESCDVFVEPKPQRDEARSRSSSRQRFRSASSSPSYDRGLTRGDRSPSPVGRPPASSWASQRRAGRRDLDVELRPPQAAGSGRQLPRKQQQQQQRASSRHAQSADLSVAAQQRDVAVRHLRTVLSQPASVDVPVLAPDTVSAVTAASLSTKRKAEDVHRRRAGPSIHDRVSVPSSDVEMSVKDSVSVASGVTATATLPPLSPFEPSEWAKDVVEGGET